The Patescibacteria group bacterium DNA window TCCGCGAACATAATTTCAAACAATGGCTCATAAGAAGGCTGGTGGTTCTACCCAAAATTCGCGCGATTCGCAGCCGAAGTACCTCGGTGTGAAGAAATTCGGCGGTGAAAAAGTCGTCGCCGGAAATATCATCCTGCGCCAAAAAGGCATGAAATATGAGCCGGGAACGAAT harbors:
- a CDS encoding 50S ribosomal protein L27, producing the protein MAHKKAGGSTQNSRDSQPKYLGVKKFGGEKVVAGNIILRQKGMKYEPGTN